The following proteins come from a genomic window of Nostoc sp. ATCC 53789:
- the ctaD gene encoding cytochrome c oxidase subunit I yields the protein MTQAQLQETANIPALLEEPGIRKWQDFFGFQTDHKVIGIQYLVTSFIFYCIGGVMADLVRTELRTPEVDFVTPEVYNSLFTLHATIMIFLWIVPTGAGFANYLIPLMIGAKDMAFPRLNAVAFWMIPPAGILLIASLAVGDAPDAGWTSYPPLSLVTGQVGQGIWIMSVLLLGTSSILGSINFLVTLLKMRIPSMDIHKMPLFCWAMFATSALVLVSTPVLAAGLILLSFDLIAGTTFFNPTGGGDPVVYQHMFWFYSHPAVYIMILPFFGAISEIIPVHSRKPIFGYKAIAYSSLAISFLGLIVWAHHMFTSGIPGWLRMFFMITTMIIAVPTGIKIFSWLATMWGGKIQLNSAMLFAIGFVGTFVIGGISGVMLASVPFDIHVHDTYFVVAHLHYVLFGGSVLGIFAAIYHWFPKMTGRMINEFWGKVHFALTIVGLNMTFLPMHKLGLMGMNRRIAQYDPKFTTLNEICTYGSYILAISTFPFIINAVWSWLYGEKAANNPWRALTLEWMTTSPPAIENFDQTPVLATGPYDYGLEHANEGVPLYDPNPILSGGPNSVLRAEPDPAVAANPEDRK from the coding sequence ATGACACAAGCTCAGTTGCAAGAAACTGCCAATATCCCTGCCCTTCTTGAGGAACCAGGGATCAGAAAATGGCAAGACTTCTTTGGCTTTCAAACCGACCATAAGGTGATTGGGATTCAATACTTAGTCACTTCGTTTATTTTCTACTGCATTGGCGGCGTAATGGCTGACTTGGTTCGTACTGAACTACGAACCCCAGAGGTAGATTTTGTTACCCCAGAAGTCTACAACAGTCTGTTTACGCTGCACGCCACGATCATGATTTTCTTGTGGATCGTGCCAACCGGGGCAGGGTTTGCTAACTATCTAATTCCCCTGATGATTGGGGCAAAAGATATGGCATTTCCTCGGCTGAATGCTGTTGCCTTTTGGATGATCCCCCCTGCGGGTATATTGCTGATCGCCAGTTTAGCGGTAGGCGATGCACCGGATGCGGGTTGGACTTCCTACCCTCCCCTGAGTTTGGTAACAGGACAAGTGGGGCAAGGCATTTGGATTATGAGTGTCCTGCTGCTGGGTACGTCCTCAATTTTGGGGTCGATAAATTTCCTGGTGACATTGCTAAAAATGCGTATTCCCAGCATGGACATACACAAAATGCCCTTGTTTTGCTGGGCAATGTTTGCAACTTCGGCGCTAGTTTTGGTATCCACCCCAGTTCTTGCAGCCGGTCTGATTCTGCTTTCCTTTGACTTAATTGCCGGGACAACATTTTTTAACCCAACTGGCGGTGGCGACCCGGTTGTATACCAGCACATGTTCTGGTTTTACTCCCACCCAGCCGTTTACATTATGATTTTGCCCTTCTTTGGAGCAATTTCAGAAATTATCCCCGTGCATTCCCGCAAGCCGATTTTTGGCTATAAAGCGATCGCTTATTCATCTCTAGCAATCAGCTTTTTGGGGCTAATCGTCTGGGCGCACCACATGTTTACCAGTGGTATCCCCGGTTGGTTACGGATGTTCTTTATGATCACCACCATGATCATCGCCGTACCCACAGGGATTAAAATATTTAGCTGGTTAGCAACCATGTGGGGTGGAAAAATCCAGCTTAACAGTGCGATGTTGTTCGCTATCGGCTTTGTCGGCACTTTTGTAATCGGTGGGATCAGTGGCGTGATGTTGGCATCAGTGCCCTTTGACATTCACGTTCACGACACCTATTTTGTGGTAGCCCACTTGCACTATGTGCTATTTGGTGGTAGCGTGCTAGGGATTTTTGCCGCCATTTACCACTGGTTCCCAAAAATGACGGGACGGATGATCAACGAATTTTGGGGTAAGGTTCATTTTGCCTTGACTATTGTCGGTCTAAACATGACCTTCTTACCTATGCACAAACTGGGTTTAATGGGCATGAATCGCCGCATTGCCCAATACGATCCCAAATTCACCACATTGAACGAAATTTGTACGTATGGTTCTTACATACTGGCAATTTCGACATTCCCCTTCATCATCAATGCGGTTTGGAGTTGGTTGTACGGTGAGAAAGCTGCTAATAATCCTTGGAGGGCACTTACCTTAGAATGGATGACAACTTCACCACCTGCGATCGAAAATTTTGATCAAACCCCAGTGCTGGCTACAGGCCCCTACGACTACGGTTTGGAACATGCTAATGAAGGTGTCCCTTTATACGATCCCAATCCAATCTTGTCTGGTGGGCCCAATTCAGTATTAAGAGCAGAACCCGATCCAGCCGTTGCTGCCAATCCCGAAGACCGCAAATAA
- a CDS encoding cytochrome c oxidase subunit II, which translates to MKIPSSIWTLLIGIVLTLASLWYGQNHGLLPAAATDEAVLVDGLFNAMMIVSTGIFLLVEGILIYSAFKYRRRAGDNEDGPPVEGNIPLEILWTAIPAIIVIGISVYSFDVYNEIGGFDPHAIHEAPMMNQESMAMPGSAMAATLSDTPPSTEPNLNQEKSDEAMQDPATAEVRNADQIPQLRNAPGVGSVAPTIGGSPDKAGKPAQLQVNVTGLQYAWIFTYPETGITTGEMHVPIGREVEINMTANDVIHAFWVPEFRLKQDAIPGRQSEIRFTPKTAGDYVLICAELCGPYHGAMRAPVVVESEEAFAKWMQEQLVASKETLNQAVAVNPANLSPNDFLAPYTKEMGIKPEILHQVHH; encoded by the coding sequence GTGAAGATTCCAAGTTCAATCTGGACATTACTCATTGGCATCGTGCTAACGCTAGCCAGCCTTTGGTACGGTCAAAATCACGGTCTGTTGCCAGCAGCAGCCACGGATGAAGCCGTCTTGGTGGATGGTCTGTTCAACGCGATGATGATCGTTTCTACAGGTATATTCCTGTTAGTTGAAGGTATTTTGATTTACTCCGCATTTAAATACCGTCGGCGTGCAGGTGACAATGAAGACGGCCCACCAGTTGAGGGCAATATACCTCTAGAAATTCTCTGGACGGCGATCCCAGCAATTATCGTTATCGGTATTTCTGTTTACAGCTTTGATGTCTACAACGAAATCGGTGGCTTTGATCCCCATGCAATCCATGAAGCACCGATGATGAATCAGGAGTCGATGGCAATGCCTGGAAGTGCTATGGCAGCAACTTTAAGCGATACTCCTCCTAGCACCGAACCTAACCTCAATCAAGAAAAATCTGATGAGGCAATGCAAGACCCAGCTACCGCAGAAGTCCGCAATGCTGACCAAATTCCCCAACTGCGGAATGCCCCAGGTGTCGGTAGTGTTGCTCCAACAATTGGGGGAAGTCCTGATAAAGCAGGTAAACCAGCACAATTACAGGTCAACGTCACAGGTCTACAATATGCCTGGATTTTCACCTATCCTGAAACTGGTATAACTACAGGTGAAATGCACGTTCCCATCGGGCGAGAAGTGGAAATCAATATGACAGCCAACGATGTCATCCATGCTTTCTGGGTGCCAGAGTTCCGCCTGAAACAAGATGCGATCCCTGGTAGACAAAGCGAGATTCGCTTCACCCCCAAAACAGCAGGAGATTATGTCCTAATCTGTGCCGAACTTTGTGGCCCCTACCACGGTGCAATGAGAGCGCCAGTAGTTGTTGAGTCAGAAGAAGCATTTGCCAAATGGATGCAAGAACAGCTAGTTGCCAGCAAAGAAACACTAAATCAAGCCGTTGCTGTTAACCCAGCGAATTTATCCCCAAATGATTTTCTTGCTCCTTACACCAAGGAAATGGGAATTAAGCCAGAAATCCTTCATCAAGTTCACCATTAG
- a CDS encoding heme A synthase: MSEFVLQQQNEAAVEQQKPKEMIRRLVWKMCIATLILMAIGSATRVMNAGLACPDWPLCYGELVPAKQMNLQVFLEWFHRLDAALIGLSAIALFGLSWWHRRFLPRWLPWASTFALFLIVFQGILGGLTVTELLRFDIVTAHLGTALLFFCTLLIIGTALTPYQGTGTVGKLPWVGLTAAILVYLQSLLGALVGSRWALHQCFGGSQLCTVMYSHIAGLVPPTVTTLAMVFICWRTPALHPALRRLANIAGGLLTLQILLGFATFKLHLQVEPLTVSHQAIGAALLGTLVAFTVLAQRDSVSAESR, from the coding sequence ATGAGCGAATTTGTCCTACAACAACAAAATGAAGCGGCAGTTGAGCAGCAAAAGCCCAAGGAAATGATTCGGCGCTTGGTGTGGAAAATGTGCATAGCCACCTTAATTTTGATGGCAATAGGCAGTGCCACCCGCGTGATGAATGCTGGACTTGCTTGCCCAGACTGGCCCTTATGCTATGGCGAACTTGTGCCAGCCAAGCAAATGAATCTCCAGGTGTTCCTAGAGTGGTTTCACAGATTGGATGCAGCTTTAATTGGTTTAAGCGCGATCGCACTTTTTGGTTTGTCCTGGTGGCATCGTCGTTTCTTACCCAGATGGCTGCCTTGGGCATCCACATTCGCCCTATTTTTAATCGTCTTCCAAGGCATCTTGGGAGGACTCACCGTTACCGAACTGTTGCGGTTTGATATTGTTACTGCTCATTTAGGAACGGCGCTGTTATTTTTTTGCACCCTTTTGATTATCGGCACGGCACTCACTCCCTATCAGGGAACTGGAACCGTTGGGAAGTTGCCTTGGGTAGGTTTAACTGCTGCTATTCTGGTTTACCTGCAAAGTCTGCTAGGTGCTTTGGTAGGCTCTCGCTGGGCGCTACACCAATGCTTCGGTGGTTCTCAACTTTGTACTGTAATGTACAGCCATATTGCTGGTTTGGTGCCGCCAACAGTGACAACCTTGGCAATGGTATTTATCTGTTGGCGTACACCAGCACTACATCCAGCCTTGCGGCGACTGGCAAATATAGCTGGTGGTTTGTTGACCTTACAAATTTTGTTGGGATTCGCCACTTTCAAATTACATCTCCAAGTCGAGCCTCTCACCGTCTCCCACCAAGCTATAGGAGCAGCTTTGTTAGGTACTTTGGTGGCTTTCACAGTTCTCGCACAGCGTGACTCAGTTAGTGCTGAGTCACGTTAG
- a CDS encoding heme o synthase, which produces MIETNVSRHHETFFQVVQSYYQLTKPRIIPLLLITTAGSMWIAAKGEVDPLLLLVTLTGGTLAAASAQTINCIYDRDIDYDMERTRHRPMPSGKVQPRDALIFAIALATISFTLLAVFANLLAALLAFSGIVFYILVYTHWLKRHTPQNIVVGGAAGAIPALVGWAAVTGTLSWSAWLIFAIVFLWTPPHFWALALMIKDDYAKVGIPMLPVIEGATATVKQIWYYTLVTVFATVLLFYPLGASGILYAAIAVSLGGLFIHKSWRLLHNPEDRAVAKELFLYSISYMMLLCLGMVVDSLPVTHNLINAAINQLHFIA; this is translated from the coding sequence ATGATTGAGACTAATGTCTCTCGCCACCACGAAACATTTTTCCAGGTAGTTCAAAGTTATTACCAGCTAACAAAGCCTCGGATTATTCCGTTGCTTTTGATTACGACGGCTGGGAGTATGTGGATTGCTGCTAAGGGAGAAGTAGACCCATTGCTGTTGCTAGTAACTCTCACTGGTGGCACTTTGGCTGCTGCAAGCGCTCAGACGATTAACTGTATCTACGATCGCGATATTGATTATGACATGGAGCGGACGCGTCATCGTCCGATGCCTTCCGGTAAGGTGCAGCCACGCGATGCTCTAATTTTTGCGATCGCACTGGCGACGATTTCCTTTACACTCCTAGCAGTGTTTGCCAACCTATTAGCCGCGCTGCTAGCTTTCTCTGGCATCGTCTTTTACATTTTGGTCTATACCCACTGGCTGAAACGCCACACCCCTCAAAATATCGTTGTTGGTGGTGCGGCTGGAGCAATTCCGGCTTTAGTGGGTTGGGCTGCTGTCACAGGCACATTAAGCTGGTCAGCATGGTTAATTTTTGCCATCGTCTTTTTATGGACACCACCCCATTTCTGGGCGCTAGCTCTGATGATTAAAGATGACTACGCAAAAGTTGGGATACCAATGTTACCTGTGATTGAAGGTGCTACAGCAACTGTAAAGCAGATTTGGTATTACACGCTGGTAACAGTATTTGCAACTGTGTTGTTGTTTTATCCTTTGGGCGCAAGTGGAATTCTTTATGCTGCGATCGCTGTCAGTCTGGGAGGATTATTTATCCACAAATCTTGGCGCTTATTGCACAACCCAGAGGATCGCGCTGTAGCTAAAGAGTTGTTTCTTTATTCCATCTCTTACATGATGCTGTTGTGTTTGGGGATGGTCGTGGATAGTCTTCCTGTTACCCATAATCTAATTAATGCAGCGATCAATCAGTTGCATTTTATAGCTTAG
- a CDS encoding P-loop NTPase fold protein has product MPAKKSQKFRLDLVRFFQTCNPSKTLVVSKPEDKQYYIDFSKVRGAKIIEELGRTITRLAPEQPTCQLFTGHIGCGKSTELLGLKADLEQQGFHVVYFESSQSLDMADIDVADILLAIAREVTQSLEAIKINLKPGYFKNLFREISEFLQTPLDIGVEAELSMGSVSIAMITAKNKDSPKLRGNLRRYLEPRTNGILESINKELLKPATEKLKQQGKKGLVVIVDNLDRIDNSLKPSGYYQPEYLFVEHGEQLNQLNCHVVYTIPLVLIFSNALGKLRNRFGVDPKVLPMVPVQLQDGSQFSQGIVLLQQMVMARAFPGVSWEQSQNLITEVFDSPDTLERLCRVSGGHLRNLLMLLFRCLQQEDPPLSQECVNRVIKQRRHELTLAITPDEWELLREVAQEKNLRGHERYELLLRSMFIFEYRDENGSWFDINPILAEAKEFRL; this is encoded by the coding sequence TTGCCTGCAAAAAAATCACAGAAATTTCGATTAGATTTAGTCAGGTTTTTTCAGACCTGCAACCCCAGTAAGACTCTGGTTGTGAGCAAACCGGAGGATAAGCAATATTATATTGATTTCTCTAAAGTGCGTGGTGCCAAAATTATTGAGGAACTTGGGCGAACTATCACCCGCCTTGCACCAGAACAACCTACTTGTCAATTGTTTACCGGACATATCGGCTGTGGCAAATCAACTGAATTACTGGGGCTAAAAGCAGATTTAGAGCAGCAGGGATTTCATGTGGTTTATTTTGAGTCTAGCCAAAGCCTAGATATGGCTGATATTGATGTTGCAGATATTTTACTGGCAATAGCTCGTGAGGTAACTCAAAGTCTAGAAGCAATAAAAATTAATCTCAAACCAGGATACTTTAAAAATCTATTTAGGGAAATTTCTGAGTTTTTGCAAACGCCGCTAGATATAGGCGTTGAGGCTGAATTATCTATGGGTTCTGTGAGTATTGCCATGATTACCGCCAAAAATAAAGATAGTCCCAAACTTCGCGGTAATTTACGGCGATATTTAGAACCACGCACCAATGGCATTTTAGAATCAATTAATAAAGAATTACTCAAGCCTGCTACAGAAAAACTGAAACAGCAAGGTAAAAAAGGACTGGTAGTAATTGTAGATAATCTCGACCGAATTGATAATTCTTTGAAGCCTTCGGGTTATTACCAGCCAGAGTATCTATTTGTCGAACATGGCGAACAGTTAAACCAGCTAAATTGTCATGTTGTCTATACAATTCCCTTGGTGTTGATTTTTTCCAACGCTTTAGGAAAGTTAAGAAATCGCTTTGGCGTAGACCCCAAGGTTTTGCCGATGGTTCCTGTGCAATTACAAGATGGTTCGCAATTTTCACAGGGAATTGTACTGCTGCAACAGATGGTTATGGCGAGGGCTTTTCCTGGTGTCAGTTGGGAACAAAGTCAGAATTTAATTACTGAGGTTTTTGATAGTCCTGATACTTTAGAGCGACTTTGCCGAGTTAGCGGTGGTCATCTGCGTAACTTGTTGATGCTGTTGTTTCGCTGTCTTCAGCAAGAAGACCCACCTTTGTCGCAAGAGTGCGTAAATAGAGTGATTAAACAACGCCGCCATGAGCTAACTTTGGCAATTACGCCCGATGAATGGGAATTACTGCGTGAGGTGGCGCAAGAGAAAAACTTGAGAGGTCATGAAAGATATGAACTTTTGCTTCGCAGTATGTTTATATTTGAATACCGGGATGAGAATGGTTCTTGGTTTGATATTAATCCGATATTGGCAGAGGCTAAAGAATTCAGGCTTTAA
- a CDS encoding MoxR family ATPase, protein MVRTLDGKRLKYIGKVQPQPGEQDPETGQILYPYLPSEKLVEAVNLAIALERPLLLKGEPGCGKTKLARAVAYELGLPYEAWYIKSTSRARDGLYTYDAVGRLRDAQLAASKIDEEAAVKAKNADAYIEWGPLGRAFRNEQPTVVLIDEIDKADIDFPNDLLLELDEQRFEVTEVKQNSLLKKIQAKATPIVFITSNDEKDLPDAFLRRCLFHYVKFPERQQLIEIVKTRFTISPLELVDAIIDRFLELREEMRRDKGEAGKKVSTSELMDWVRILSHHQDDQILSKLKTELLYPGVLLKSWDDYRRYGEQMRSQPEV, encoded by the coding sequence GTGGTTAGAACTTTAGACGGAAAGCGGCTGAAATACATAGGTAAGGTTCAACCCCAGCCAGGAGAGCAAGACCCGGAAACGGGTCAAATCTTGTATCCCTACCTGCCTAGTGAGAAATTAGTAGAGGCTGTGAATTTAGCGATCGCCCTCGAACGCCCCTTACTATTAAAGGGAGAACCAGGATGCGGCAAGACAAAATTGGCTCGTGCTGTGGCTTATGAGTTGGGTTTACCTTATGAAGCTTGGTACATCAAATCTACCAGTCGAGCGCGGGATGGTCTTTACACCTATGATGCCGTTGGCAGGTTGCGGGATGCTCAACTTGCTGCCTCCAAAATAGATGAAGAAGCCGCAGTCAAAGCAAAAAATGCTGATGCCTATATAGAGTGGGGCCCGTTAGGGCGTGCCTTTCGCAACGAGCAGCCAACTGTAGTTTTGATTGATGAAATAGATAAAGCTGACATTGATTTTCCTAACGATCTGCTGTTAGAGCTTGATGAGCAAAGGTTTGAAGTCACAGAAGTAAAACAAAACAGTCTGCTCAAGAAAATTCAAGCCAAAGCAACACCAATTGTTTTTATCACCAGTAACGATGAGAAAGACTTGCCTGATGCTTTCTTACGTCGTTGTTTATTTCACTATGTCAAATTCCCTGAACGTCAGCAGTTAATCGAAATTGTCAAGACTCGGTTTACAATCTCGCCTTTGGAATTAGTGGACGCAATTATTGATCGCTTTTTAGAACTGCGCGAAGAGATGCGGCGGGACAAGGGCGAAGCAGGAAAAAAGGTCAGCACCAGCGAACTGATGGATTGGGTGCGGATTCTTAGTCATCATCAAGATGATCAAATTCTCAGCAAGTTAAAAACAGAACTTCTGTATCCTGGCGTGTTGCTGAAGAGTTGGGATGATTATCGCCGTTATGGTGAACAGATGCGATCGCAGCCAGAAGTATGA
- a CDS encoding CHAT domain-containing protein, translating to MSSNGQIKILFLAADPSNATRLRLGQELRDIREKLQLAKERDRFILDSRESVRPGDISQAIFDVEPQIVHFSGHGTSTGELCFEDLLGEYQPVQPDALAALFELVADQINCVVLNACYSEAQAKAIAEHISFVIGMNKEIGDQAAIAFAVGFYKALAARRTIDRAYKFGCVEIRLQGIAEHLTPVLYTKQNSVSPILEVQQIDSNKLGGVPNTQSTSLNLGQRQRILQEIESLQQQYDLLSQKLSRLRLDLVIESGTVVKFQLEKQIENAEAERIQLTQRIEQLENSL from the coding sequence ATGAGCAGTAATGGTCAAATCAAAATTCTGTTTTTAGCAGCAGATCCCAGTAATGCTACACGATTACGCTTGGGGCAAGAGTTGCGTGATATTCGTGAAAAACTGCAATTAGCAAAAGAGCGAGACAGATTTATTCTAGACTCGCGTGAATCTGTACGTCCGGGAGATATCAGCCAAGCAATATTCGATGTTGAACCGCAGATTGTGCATTTTTCTGGACATGGAACCAGTACGGGTGAGCTTTGTTTTGAAGATTTACTAGGAGAATACCAACCTGTACAACCCGATGCTCTAGCAGCGTTATTTGAACTAGTAGCCGATCAAATAAATTGTGTGGTGTTGAATGCGTGCTATTCCGAAGCTCAAGCAAAAGCGATCGCAGAACATATTTCTTTTGTGATTGGCATGAATAAAGAAATTGGAGATCAAGCCGCGATCGCTTTTGCTGTTGGTTTTTACAAAGCATTGGCAGCAAGGCGGACGATAGATCGGGCTTACAAGTTCGGTTGTGTCGAAATTAGATTGCAAGGCATTGCAGAACATTTGACTCCAGTTCTGTACACCAAACAAAACTCAGTGTCTCCGATCTTAGAGGTACAGCAGATAGACTCGAACAAATTAGGTGGAGTACCAAATACACAGTCAACTAGTTTAAATCTGGGGCAAAGGCAGCGAATTCTACAGGAAATCGAAAGCCTCCAGCAACAGTATGATTTATTAAGTCAGAAATTGAGCCGCCTACGGTTGGATTTAGTGATAGAGTCTGGCACTGTCGTCAAGTTTCAGTTAGAAAAGCAAATTGAAAATGCTGAAGCTGAAAGAATACAACTTACTCAACGGATCGAGCAGCTAGAAAATAGCCTGTAA
- a CDS encoding MBL fold metallo-hydrolase, protein MAHLNQRRPQNVNGDFYVDTTCIDCDTCRWMTPEVFSRVDEQSAVYHQPTNDTERLAALEALLACPTSSIGTVEKPKDIKVAQQKFPILVAENVYHCGYHSEKSYGAASYLIQLPEGNILVDSPRFTPPLVKRLEELGPIRYMYLTHKDDVADHQKFAEHFQCDRILHADDITADTRNVEIQLTGSEAFTLTPDLLIIPVTGHTKGQTVLLYKNQFLFTGDHLAWSESFHQLAAFHDFCWYSWSEQTKSMRNLANYSFEWVLPGHGRRFHADRETMRQQMHKCIEFMESLD, encoded by the coding sequence ATGGCTCATTTAAATCAGCGTCGTCCCCAAAATGTCAACGGCGATTTTTATGTAGATACTACCTGTATTGATTGTGATACCTGTCGCTGGATGACTCCTGAAGTGTTTTCTCGTGTTGATGAACAGTCGGCAGTTTATCATCAACCAACGAATGATACAGAAAGATTAGCAGCACTTGAAGCACTTTTAGCTTGTCCTACTAGTTCTATTGGGACTGTTGAAAAACCAAAAGATATCAAAGTTGCTCAACAAAAGTTTCCCATATTAGTGGCGGAAAATGTTTACCACTGCGGCTATCATTCTGAAAAATCTTACGGTGCTGCTAGCTATTTAATTCAACTTCCAGAAGGTAATATTTTGGTGGATTCTCCCCGGTTTACGCCGCCTTTAGTCAAGCGTTTAGAAGAACTGGGACCGATTCGTTATATGTACCTAACTCATAAAGATGATGTGGCAGATCATCAAAAGTTTGCGGAGCATTTTCAGTGCGATCGCATTCTCCATGCTGATGATATTACTGCGGATACTCGCAATGTAGAAATACAGCTAACTGGTTCTGAAGCATTTACCTTGACTCCAGATTTATTAATTATCCCAGTTACCGGTCACACCAAAGGACAAACAGTCCTACTTTATAAAAATCAGTTTCTGTTCACTGGCGACCATCTTGCTTGGTCAGAAAGCTTCCATCAACTGGCTGCATTCCACGATTTCTGCTGGTATTCTTGGTCAGAACAGACTAAATCAATGCGGAATTTGGCTAATTACTCTTTTGAATGGGTACTACCAGGTCATGGGCGAAGGTTTCATGCCGATAGGGAAACCATGCGCCAGCAGATGCACAAGTGCATTGAGTTCATGGAATCTTTGGATTGA
- the dhaK gene encoding dihydroxyacetone kinase subunit DhaK, with the protein MKKLINKPEDFVRESLEGMAAAHSDLIKVNYDPTFVYRADAPIQGKVAIISGGGSGHEPMHAGFVGKGMLDAACTGEVFTSPTPDQMLEAAKLVDGGSGILYIVKNYSGDVMNFEMATELARSEGIRSLNILIDDDVAVKDSLYTQGRRGVGTTILAEKICGAAAEAGYDLPQIANLCRRVNLNGRSMGIALTSCTVPANGTPTFELSDREIELGIGIHGEPGIERTVIKAADEITEVLTRSLLEDAAYSRTLREWDEDKGEWVDVELTSLPFAKGDRLLAFVNSMGGTPVSELYIVYRKLAQICEQQGLQIVRNLIGPYITSLEMQGCSITLLKLDDEMIRLWDAPVKTPSWHWGIS; encoded by the coding sequence ATGAAAAAGCTGATCAACAAACCGGAAGACTTTGTGCGAGAAAGTCTAGAAGGTATGGCGGCGGCTCATTCCGATTTAATTAAAGTAAACTATGATCCCACTTTTGTTTATCGAGCCGATGCACCTATACAAGGTAAAGTAGCAATTATTTCAGGTGGTGGCAGTGGACATGAACCAATGCACGCTGGCTTTGTGGGCAAAGGAATGCTTGATGCAGCTTGTACTGGTGAAGTTTTCACTTCACCGACTCCAGACCAAATGCTAGAAGCAGCAAAGCTTGTAGATGGAGGCTCTGGTATCCTTTACATCGTCAAAAATTACAGTGGCGATGTCATGAACTTTGAAATGGCAACGGAGTTAGCTCGTAGTGAAGGCATTCGATCGCTAAATATTTTGATTGATGATGATGTAGCAGTGAAAGATAGCCTCTATACCCAAGGACGACGGGGTGTGGGAACAACAATACTAGCGGAAAAAATTTGTGGCGCGGCGGCTGAGGCTGGGTATGATTTGCCACAAATAGCAAATTTATGTCGCCGAGTAAATTTGAATGGGCGGAGTATGGGAATTGCTTTAACGTCTTGTACAGTGCCAGCTAATGGAACACCGACATTTGAATTGAGCGATCGCGAAATCGAATTAGGTATCGGTATCCACGGTGAGCCAGGAATAGAACGTACAGTCATCAAAGCAGCAGATGAGATTACCGAAGTTTTGACGCGATCGCTCCTTGAGGATGCAGCATACAGCCGCACACTGCGCGAGTGGGATGAAGACAAAGGAGAATGGGTAGATGTAGAGCTAACAAGTCTACCATTTGCCAAAGGCGATCGCTTATTAGCTTTCGTCAATAGTATGGGTGGAACTCCGGTTTCCGAACTATATATTGTTTACCGCAAACTCGCCCAAATCTGCGAACAGCAAGGATTGCAAATTGTGCGAAACTTAATCGGCCCTTACATCACATCTCTAGAAATGCAAGGTTGCTCCATTACCTTGCTGAAATTAGATGATGAGATGATCCGATTATGGGATGCACCAGTCAAAACACCAAGTTGGCACTGGGGAATTTCATAA
- the dhaL gene encoding dihydroxyacetone kinase subunit DhaL, with protein sequence MLSQAQILQWLQAYATEIEQNKSYLTELDAAIGDADHGINMDRGFKKVSIQLPTLTDKDISNILKAVSMTLISSIGGASGPLYGTWFLRASTAVVDKQELTEQDVLGLLQAGLDGVLQRGKAQLGDKTMVDVLSPAVVAFGQAVGESKGTLEAMQQAVATAQKGLQETIPMQAKKGRASYLGERSIGHQDPGGTSAYLMLKSLLEVLESSQTTNH encoded by the coding sequence ATGTTGAGCCAGGCGCAGATATTACAATGGTTGCAGGCTTATGCAACCGAGATAGAGCAGAATAAATCATATTTGACAGAATTAGATGCTGCGATCGGAGATGCTGACCACGGTATAAATATGGATCGCGGCTTTAAAAAGGTAAGTATTCAGTTACCAACTCTTACAGACAAAGACATCAGCAACATTCTCAAAGCTGTGAGTATGACCTTGATTTCTTCCATTGGCGGTGCTAGTGGCCCTCTTTATGGAACCTGGTTTTTACGAGCTAGTACAGCAGTAGTAGATAAGCAAGAATTAACAGAACAAGATGTGTTAGGGCTACTTCAAGCAGGCTTAGACGGCGTGCTGCAACGTGGCAAAGCGCAACTAGGAGACAAAACAATGGTGGATGTGCTATCTCCGGCTGTAGTCGCTTTTGGGCAGGCTGTAGGAGAAAGTAAGGGAACGCTGGAAGCGATGCAACAGGCTGTAGCAACAGCCCAAAAGGGGTTACAAGAAACTATACCTATGCAGGCCAAAAAGGGACGGGCTAGCTATCTGGGGGAAAGAAGTATCGGACATCAAGATCCAGGAGGGACTTCTGCTTATTTAATGTTGAAAAGTTTGTTAGAGGTGTTGGAAAGTAGCCAAACAACTAACCACTGA